In Calliopsis andreniformis isolate RMS-2024a chromosome 6, iyCalAndr_principal, whole genome shotgun sequence, a single genomic region encodes these proteins:
- the Dap gene encoding cyclin-dependent kinase inhibitor dacapo, whose translation MSARVLNPVMMTEMSRNLGGGRTVPSRAALARVRRDLFGPVDHAAARALAERELRAQSMLDAERWGFDFHLEIPRANSRYEWELVTPQDVVPEPYALRGMPYLRKHAPGTPRKARDSSPTTRLLRKESPTTPVLAKAERTPPQEPRVPQIGELTVTDIFDFEADKKMYIVEPTTPVLSTSAARKQSSITDFMKSRKRSLNGSAKSMIEPPEKIGRNAGQIRS comes from the exons ATGAGCGCAAGGGTGTTGAATCCGGTGATGATGACGGAAATGAGTAGGAATCTGGGTGGAGGACGAACGGTGCCGAGCAGAGCAGCCCTTGCTCGCGTGCGGAGGGATCTGTTCGGGCCCGTCGATCACGCGGCGGCCCGCGCGTTGGCGGAGCGCGAGCTGCGTGCCCAATCGATGCTCGACGCCGAGAGATGGGGATTCGACTTTCACTTGGAGATACCGAGGGCGAACTCGAGGTACGAGTGGGAGCTGGTCACGCCGCAGGACGTGGTGCCCGAGCCCTATGCCCTTCGCGGGATGCCCTACTTAAGGAAACACGCGCCAGGCACGCCGAGAAAGGCGCGAGACTCCTCGCCCACCACTCGACTGCTGCGCAAGGAGTCTCCGACGACCCCGGTCCTCGCCAAGGCGGAGAGGACGCCGCCGCAGGAGCCCAGGGTGCCTCAGATCGGCGAACTCACCGTCACCGATATATTCGACTTCGAGGCGGACAAGAAAATGTACATCGTCGAACCCACTACCCCCGTTCTGTCCACCTCCGCCGCGAGGAAGCAGTCCTCCATAACCG ACTTCATGAAGAGTCGTAAACGTAGCCTAAACGGTAGCGCGAAGAGCATGATAGAGCCGCCGGAGAAGATCGGCCGCAACGCGGGCCAGATACGCAGCTAA
- the LOC143180806 gene encoding uncharacterized protein LOC143180806 isoform X3, with protein sequence MKVTPKMARLTMQNPNIDIQEGRRLHSVRRKLFQDAGDDSDGEPGRNSGVEDNIVNRFFEEARKNRANAKERWNFDFEKEEPLPGRYVWVKVDQDGNEIGNPLETSNRIENLQIMQDEEAQDDDVTMQEQSEDKEDNKMIDAYFERHKTAVIRDWCRTECSQACGI encoded by the exons ATGAAAGTCACGCCGAAGAT GGCCAGGCTCACGATGCAAAATCCGAATATCGATATACAGGAGGGAAGAAGACTCCACAGCGTGCGAAGGAAACTTTTTCAAGACGCCGGCGATGACAGTGATGGGGAACCGGGACGAAATTCTGGCGTCGAGGACAACATTGTGAACCGTTTTTTCGAAGAAGCACGGAAGAACCGAGCAAAC GCTAAAGAGAGGTGGAACTTCGATTTCGAGAAGGAAGAGCCGCTACCTGGCCGTTACGTGTGGGTGAAGGTCGACCAAGACGGGAACGAGATCGGTAATCCATTAGAAACAAGTAACCGGATAGAAAATTTGCAAATTATGCAAGACGAGGAAGCGCAGGACGATGACGTTACGATGCAAGAACAGTCGGAAGACAAAGAAGACAATAAAATGATCGACG CTTACTTCGAACGACATAAGACGGCTGTAATACGAGATTGGTGCAGGACTGAATGCTCTCAAGCATGTGGTATATAA
- the LOC143180806 gene encoding uncharacterized protein LOC143180806 isoform X2, giving the protein MLAARHRARLTMQNPNIDIQEGRRLHSVRRKLFQDAGDDSDGEPGRNSGVEDNIVNRFFEEARKNRANAKERWNFDFEKEEPLPGRYVWVKVDQDGNEIGNPLETSNRIENLQIMQDEEAQDDDVTMQEQSEDKEDNKMIDAYFERHKTAVIRDWCRTECSQACGI; this is encoded by the exons ATGCTGGCGGCGAGACACAG GGCCAGGCTCACGATGCAAAATCCGAATATCGATATACAGGAGGGAAGAAGACTCCACAGCGTGCGAAGGAAACTTTTTCAAGACGCCGGCGATGACAGTGATGGGGAACCGGGACGAAATTCTGGCGTCGAGGACAACATTGTGAACCGTTTTTTCGAAGAAGCACGGAAGAACCGAGCAAAC GCTAAAGAGAGGTGGAACTTCGATTTCGAGAAGGAAGAGCCGCTACCTGGCCGTTACGTGTGGGTGAAGGTCGACCAAGACGGGAACGAGATCGGTAATCCATTAGAAACAAGTAACCGGATAGAAAATTTGCAAATTATGCAAGACGAGGAAGCGCAGGACGATGACGTTACGATGCAAGAACAGTCGGAAGACAAAGAAGACAATAAAATGATCGACG CTTACTTCGAACGACATAAGACGGCTGTAATACGAGATTGGTGCAGGACTGAATGCTCTCAAGCATGTGGTATATAA
- the LOC143180806 gene encoding uncharacterized protein LOC143180806 isoform X1, translated as MLGHPDYGDHRSRARLTMQNPNIDIQEGRRLHSVRRKLFQDAGDDSDGEPGRNSGVEDNIVNRFFEEARKNRANAKERWNFDFEKEEPLPGRYVWVKVDQDGNEIGNPLETSNRIENLQIMQDEEAQDDDVTMQEQSEDKEDNKMIDAYFERHKTAVIRDWCRTECSQACGI; from the exons ATGCTCGGGCATCCAGACTACGGGGACCATCGCTCAAG GGCCAGGCTCACGATGCAAAATCCGAATATCGATATACAGGAGGGAAGAAGACTCCACAGCGTGCGAAGGAAACTTTTTCAAGACGCCGGCGATGACAGTGATGGGGAACCGGGACGAAATTCTGGCGTCGAGGACAACATTGTGAACCGTTTTTTCGAAGAAGCACGGAAGAACCGAGCAAAC GCTAAAGAGAGGTGGAACTTCGATTTCGAGAAGGAAGAGCCGCTACCTGGCCGTTACGTGTGGGTGAAGGTCGACCAAGACGGGAACGAGATCGGTAATCCATTAGAAACAAGTAACCGGATAGAAAATTTGCAAATTATGCAAGACGAGGAAGCGCAGGACGATGACGTTACGATGCAAGAACAGTCGGAAGACAAAGAAGACAATAAAATGATCGACG CTTACTTCGAACGACATAAGACGGCTGTAATACGAGATTGGTGCAGGACTGAATGCTCTCAAGCATGTGGTATATAA
- the LOC143180806 gene encoding uncharacterized protein LOC143180806 isoform X4: MQNPNIDIQEGRRLHSVRRKLFQDAGDDSDGEPGRNSGVEDNIVNRFFEEARKNRANAKERWNFDFEKEEPLPGRYVWVKVDQDGNEIGNPLETSNRIENLQIMQDEEAQDDDVTMQEQSEDKEDNKMIDAYFERHKTAVIRDWCRTECSQACGI; encoded by the exons ATGCAAAATCCGAATATCGATATACAGGAGGGAAGAAGACTCCACAGCGTGCGAAGGAAACTTTTTCAAGACGCCGGCGATGACAGTGATGGGGAACCGGGACGAAATTCTGGCGTCGAGGACAACATTGTGAACCGTTTTTTCGAAGAAGCACGGAAGAACCGAGCAAAC GCTAAAGAGAGGTGGAACTTCGATTTCGAGAAGGAAGAGCCGCTACCTGGCCGTTACGTGTGGGTGAAGGTCGACCAAGACGGGAACGAGATCGGTAATCCATTAGAAACAAGTAACCGGATAGAAAATTTGCAAATTATGCAAGACGAGGAAGCGCAGGACGATGACGTTACGATGCAAGAACAGTCGGAAGACAAAGAAGACAATAAAATGATCGACG CTTACTTCGAACGACATAAGACGGCTGTAATACGAGATTGGTGCAGGACTGAATGCTCTCAAGCATGTGGTATATAA
- the LOC143180806 gene encoding uncharacterized protein LOC143180806 isoform X5: MLGHPDYGDHRSRARLTMQNPNIDIQEGRRLHSVRRKLFQDAGDDSDGEPGRNSGVEDNIVNRFFEEARKNRANAKERWNFDFEKEEPLPGRYVWVKVDQDGNEIGNPLETSNRIENLQIMQDEEAQDDDVTMQEQSEDKEDNKMIDGT, from the exons ATGCTCGGGCATCCAGACTACGGGGACCATCGCTCAAG GGCCAGGCTCACGATGCAAAATCCGAATATCGATATACAGGAGGGAAGAAGACTCCACAGCGTGCGAAGGAAACTTTTTCAAGACGCCGGCGATGACAGTGATGGGGAACCGGGACGAAATTCTGGCGTCGAGGACAACATTGTGAACCGTTTTTTCGAAGAAGCACGGAAGAACCGAGCAAAC GCTAAAGAGAGGTGGAACTTCGATTTCGAGAAGGAAGAGCCGCTACCTGGCCGTTACGTGTGGGTGAAGGTCGACCAAGACGGGAACGAGATCGGTAATCCATTAGAAACAAGTAACCGGATAGAAAATTTGCAAATTATGCAAGACGAGGAAGCGCAGGACGATGACGTTACGATGCAAGAACAGTCGGAAGACAAAGAAGACAATAAAATGATCGACGGTACATAG